The Alosa sapidissima isolate fAloSap1 chromosome 12, fAloSap1.pri, whole genome shotgun sequence nucleotide sequence ACCTACCCTCTTActgcccagcacagcacagcacagcgcagtgAGCTTCACAACTGACTCACTCCTCAGTAATCCACTTACATCAGTCCTCCTCAAATGTTTATCCCTAATTCACAAAAGCAGGTATTAAAGGTTTGAACAAACAATTAAGCAAATCCTCTGCTATTGCAGTACCTCTTTGCAGTACCTCATAAGCTATGCAGTTGTCCGTCTTAAACCACTTTTCGGGTGGGTTCCGCGTGAAGGTCATCCAGTTCATGCAGGAAACTTATTGAATTTTTTTAACTTGTTAACTGGAAGAGGCAGACAGTTTTTGTACAGTACCCTACAGAATTGTCAGTGAGGGTTAACTTTATCCCGTTGTCCCCCTGTAAACAAATATGATCTATGAAGAAGTCCCAGATTTGACATGGATTAAGTGTCAGAAGCTTAACCTGTTCTCATCTACCTGTGTTGCCATGGTTTGATAacctgtgtgtttgggtgtgtgtctggttgtgtgtgtgaatctctgTTCAACTGACAGTGTTTTCAGAAAACACGAGTCCTCACGTatccaggaggaggaggccttCTCCAGTAAGAGGTGTCTGGAGTGGTTCTACGAGTATGCCGGTGAGGCCTGCATGTCTGATGGAAATAGGAATGGAATGTCCTGGAATATGACCAgaatagggctgggataaacgattattttttaaacgattaatctagcgattattttttcgatgcttcgattaatctaacgattaattttttcagtccgattcgattatctcccaattaattcactaatagcaacttatacatgtttatttacatatctgaatgaaaaaacatgaattctttaacattgcaatatatgtttattgctcttaagattccaaaataaaagactatacaagtgcaaagtaatgcattcttagtcagaggtagcattcaataaagttcagtagtgtatgtctaattgagtgcctgtcattttaagacgttcatgtgagaatccttgcaattaacattaacacagttaaaaggctgctgatgtgtggatgcaatttataacatagttagttcaaataacggttcgtacttctcctttggacaagcacttttgtgtcttggaaaacacttttccatttacatcgggattttgcaaactgTTACGTGACCATAAATCATAAAGAATGGTTCAACATAACATAAGGAAAGCCATAGAGTCGACGTAGTGAAAAGTTAACAAATTTATTAAAGTAAGCTCCCAGACAGACGGAATGGTATTAACTTTCTGCTCGCgtttgaaaacaaaatacagaaaagtTTGAGTCTTCCGGTGTCTTCCTTCCCTACTCTAACTAAACCTATAATACAAAAAGTGTAAACCCGTCACCAAGTCACCGccaattttttgcgtcgacgtcatcgattacgtcgacgcgttgtcccagccctagacCAGAATCTAAAGAGTGTTTACTGTAGTCTCCTAGCTCAGGGTTATTGCATGGCAGAGTTTATTTTTCAGTGCTGTGGTCTGtgaaggttaaaaaaaaaatcaaaatgcatatttatatatatatatgtgtgtgtgtgtgttttttttttttgttttttgttttttgtgtgtatacCTTGTAGGATGTGATGATGTCGTGGGACCAGAGGGGATGGAGAAGTTCTGTGAAGATATAGGAGTGGAACCAGAAAATGTGAGTAGAGATACTGTCGACTTCACCATTCAGAGCACTGTACATACAACATATACTGTCGACTTCACCATACAGAGCACTGTAGATACAACGTAGATATACTGTCGACTTCACCATACAGAGCACTGTAGATACAACGTAGATATACTGTCGACTTCACCATACAGAGCACTGTAGATAACACATAGATATACTGTCGACTTCACTATTCAGAGCACTGTAGATACAACATAGATATACTGTCGACTTCACCATACAGAGCACTGTAGATACAACATGTATACTGTCGACTTCACCATACAGAGAACTGTAGATACAACGTAGATATACTGTCGACTTCACCATACAGAGCACTGTAGATAACACATAGATATACTGTCGACTTCACTATTCAGAGCACTGTAGATACAACATAGATATACTGTCGACTTCACCATACAGAGCACTGTAGATACAACATGTATACTGTCGACTTCACCATACAGAGAACTGTAGATACAACATAGATATACTGTCGACTTCACCATACAGAGCACTGTAGATACAACATGTATACTGTCGACTTCACCATACAGAGAACTGTAGATACAACATAGATATACTGTCGACTTCACCATACAGAGCACTGTAGATACAACATGTATACTGTCAACTTCACCATACAGAGAACTGTAGATACAACATAGATATACTGTCGACTTCACCATACAGAGCACTGTAGATACAACATGTATACTGTCGACTTCACCATACAGAGAACTGTAGATACAACATAGATATACTGTCGACTTCACCATACAGAGcactagggctgcagctatcgattctttttttaatcgattaatctagcactttatcgatcgattaatcggatttatttttttttgcatttgtaaacaaccaaaacaaataacacatttgacaaacaaaTAATGCTCCAACATCAGgctacaaaactaagcccatttattgcaatttacccatttagtgtttataagtgccagtgccaacaattaaataatgttcaaaatgctctctgtaaaattgcagcctcttgtgcatgacttagctgggcgaacaaagctgtacatactatgttgtgaagtgctgggagggagaagagggaaagcaatttaatgtattaatatgcacaacaagtttcatgctgtaatctagacctgacatcagtaaaaatctgttttatgtagatttctacacctgcagcatttaccattaggctactaacagatAATtttacaattaggctactaaaaacatagcctaccattaggctactaaaaaataatttctggggtgagcctatttgctatggtaacctagcaacctgtgtgtgtgtatgtgtgcacgcgtgagggaagatgagggtgcatgcatgtgtgtataaggggttcttttttaggcatactgtcttgcaattgaacgtgaataagtttactacttaaaaacatcaaagttaaacattatatcacgacatcgctacaaatacagtatgtgattaaaatcagccaacatcaatgtaggctataggctacgtagatgatagataggctagattgattgatagatggcctactttattgacgcttggtaaaacagcatggagtggatgttttcggttcagatgcttgttcttttcctttttgagtatgtaatgatcccaaaactttacttgaaaacgttagacattctctgccatagcgccagctaaattcagaatgtatcacgattcacacactagtggtgtgcttcctgaacaacagtccgtgtggaacaatcagatccctgcacgtatagtgcgcgtcataggaatttaacgaggctttgaggcagggtttttgcctcgagtaatttttgtaatcgagttattcgagtaactcgatgaatcgtttcagccctacagAGCACTGTAGATGCAACATAGATATACTGTCGACTTCACCATTCAGAGCACTGTAGATGCAACATACAGAATGTGATGGCCCATAGGTCACAAGCACATTATGTCTGTAGGTACGCTCTACTCTTGTAGAGTCAAGAGTCAGTGGGCTCGAGAAATAACCTCAATGACCTCAGGCTGGACTCAAGTCTGAGTCCCTGTGGGTACTACTACTGTGCTATGCCTCCCTCCTATAAGTAGGCTCTTCCCAGAATGCACAGGGACCCTGTGGGTTGTATTGTCATGGACACCATTCATGCTTGTCATGTCAGTAATTTATTTAGTAATCATTTTATGCTTGAACAAATTGAAGAAATATACCATCAAGGCTCCAAGGTTTGATTTACTTCGTAGTGGAAGACATTTTCAGTGTTGCTTACGAGCAAGAAGCATTCAGTATGTCATCATGagcacactttttttttacatttagcaTGTGTCATACTTATAGGCTGTAGTTACCTGTGATTGCTCATCATCTTCTGGTATGTCCACAGGTGGTGATGCTGGTCCTAGCCTGGAAGCTGGACGCCCAGAGTATGGGCTATTTCACCTTACAGGAGTGGCTGAAGGGCATGGGCTCCTTGCAGTAAGCATAGAacattttctttgtgtttgtttttgtgtgtgctccATAGTTTGTACTGTTTTAATATGCATGCCAAGTATATGTGCATATATAGTTTGTGCATGGATTTTTTAACATACATtgcattaatatatatttatcatATTTGTTTTACTCCTACATGCCTTCCGTGAGACAACAATGTTTTGTCATATAAATTTATACTAATCTCTTCATTTTCTCATGTGTGATACCTTTAAATTTATATTGCTTGTCTTTCACTGCATTTCATATACGGCCATTATCCATAAATTAGCACTGACTTGCAACAACAGtgactcctctccctccctgtgaGCCATTTCCAATAAAACAGAATGATGATAaatcattaaataaataaaataaaataaacaaataatacaTCAACTGGAGGTTTTCAGTTAGGGTGTCTGTCTGAAGCAGAAGAGCTTCTGCAGATATCCTGCTAAGCATTCGAAAAGCAAAGGTCAGCTTGGTAGCTCTGTGGGGATGAGATCAGTGTTGGTGGCATCATACCGGCTTTGCTCATGAGGGAGAAAACTGGCCAGGTGCTCCTGTCGCTGTGCCTCTGCACAGCTAAAACTTGACCATTTCCTTCTTCTCAGGGGCATAAGGCTCTGCAAGATGATTTCTCAATTATCTTCATAGACATTACAGAAGGTTGTCACGTAAAAGGTTGCAAAGCAGAAACAACCCACAGAAAGTCAGTGTGTAAGGTTGCATACTGCTGCTAGGGATTCTGCCATGTATCAGAGCTTATGTAAGATGCTTTAGGCTTAACACTAGCTGAAACTCTCTATGGCCCATTTTACTAGTCTCTTACCATTTGTTTCTttgtgcgctctctctctctctctctctcgctcgctctctctctctctctctctctctatctatctatctctatctctatctctttcctctctctgtgcatcccttccttccctctttatctctctgctTTGACCTTTTCTTTAATCGGCATCCTTGTCTAAGGTGTGACTCAACAGAGAAGCTGCGCAGGTCCCTTGATTACCTGAGGTCTGTCCTTAATGACCCCACCAACTTTAAGCTCATCTACCGATATGCCTTTGATTTTGCCCGGGTAAGTTAGACTGTCGTTGTGTTACAGTGAAAATAGTAGACTAGAATAGAACAAGTCTTTATTGGAACTGTTCATAGAGCTTTAAACATTTGTTTGGGAATGGTTCAGTCAGAgcaaaagttgtgtgtgtgtgtgtgtgtgtgtgtaagcgtgagTATACCATAGTGTCATTATTTTACCAAGTAGGTGCatttgtggcctactggttagggaatcggACTTGTGACTGAAAGGTGGCCGGTTCAATCCCTGACTGGTAAGTACAttgtgggtggggggagtgatTAAAACAGCTCTCCCACATCCACTTCCAtggatgaggtgcccttgagcaaagcacctaaccccaacccccaacTGCTCCCTGGGCGCCGGATTAAAAGAACTGCCCACTGCTCCGGAAGTGTAGGTGTTCTCGTAGTAGAGTAAAAGGCAGAGAACCTTTCCTTCCTCATTTCCTCAtaggacaacccccccccccccccccaaaacaaaaAGGCTCAAAGGctcagtgtctgtgtctgattgATTTGGGGGTCGTTCAATAGTTGGCTCAGCTTTATGCTTCATTTGAGTGGAGTTCTGAATGTCTGGGACAAGGAATGAATAGTCTGTGGCGATCTGAAATTGATACATATACTGCCTCTCACTTTGCCAATAGGTGTTGCTCTGTGGGCCTGTCGCTCTGCTGTGTGGTGACACTATAATTACACAATCATTCAGCTAATGCTTAACTGTGTTCCTGTTCAACAAAAAGCAATGgatcattatatatatatatagcctgcAGTGCCACATGTTTCCTTTCAAGAGCCAAAAATTACGGTCTTAAATTGTACGTCCATCCTGGCGGCTACGCTTTGCTGATCATTGAAAGTTACCAAAGCTGTAAGTCTCTCCCCGAAGGCAATGATGTAGGGGTCTGTGAAGTTTATGGTGTACTGTGATGAACATGTTAGCCTGCATGGGCCCTGTGACACCTGGAAACTGAGTTTGCCAACTGggttgtcttttgttttttttattcttttaaaTGCTTTTGCTGTTTGCAGGAAAAGGACCAGAGGAGTTTAGACTTGAATACAGCCAAATGCATGCTGGGTCTTCTCCTGGGGAAGACATGGCCATTGTTTCCCGTGTTTAACCAGTTTCTAGAGGTATGCTGATTTGCTTGACGTTTGTTCATTAAGAGGAAAAATGCCTCTGTGTTTGTCTTTTGGAGTTTGAATGGAGACATTTTGTATCAGTGTATTAAGAAACACATCTGTGTTTTTGGCATACAGCAATCGAAGTACAAAGTTATAAATAAAGACCAGTGGTGCAATGTCCTAGAGTTCAGCAGGACCATCAATCTGGATCTTAGCAACTATGATGAAGACGGAGCTTGTAAGTATaagttgtgcacacacacacgcacacaaagagaAATAAGCATATTTAGACATAGAGTATATACTTAATTATTTAAATTAATATTTTCTTGGACTTGAAGTGCAGAGCAGTTTGTTCAGTACGTTGTTTTCTTGCTCCATCTGATTAGTCTGACCTCTTGTGTTTGTCTCAGGGCCCGTGTTGTTGGATGAGTTTGTAGAGTGGTACAAAGACAGGGACATGTCATAGTGACTGCTGTCCTGCCCTCAACCACCAAACCACAACGAACGGAATGGCAAAAGGCACCGACAATGACAACAGCGGCTTTGGAAAATGAAAacgtcaaacaaacaaacaaaacaaactcacTAACAAACGGAACTCAAGGGAGCAGGTGTGGGCGGATGGTAGGTGCCCCCTCCCTGTGCTGACGAAATGGGGGGGTGCGGGGGGGGACGGGCAAGGACTGGCACCCTCGCTGCATGCTGCCCCTTCCTATCAGGGCCAGAGGTCACTGGTAGTGACTACAGGATGGAGTGTGGGTGGGTTGGGGCAGGGGTCACCTCACCTACCGCTCCCCAAGTACCGTTCCCCACCTGCAGCTCCGCTCTGTGAGTAAGCACACGGCCTGCCCCCACTGGTGGCGCTCCCTCACTGTGACATGTCGTATTGCTGTGAGTGTACCATGGATGTGAACAAAATGGCCTCGGCTCAAAGCAGGTCTGCACCGCTACAGTCCTggggggcctgtgtgtgtgtgcgcgtatgcgtgcgtgtgtgtgtgtgtgtgtggtagtaatAGTAATAGCAGGGTCACGACAGCTGTTAATTGCTCTGAGTGATCAATGAAATTAAGCTGTGAGATCCACTGCGTGGTTGAAGCCGCACAGGCCCCCAAGGGCTGGGGTTGTTTTTCGCCCAGTTCCAGAGGGAGTTATTCTTCTACTTCCCCTCCTTCCCACGGAGAAATGCAAATATACTCCCTCTGCACTTTTAGTCTTAAAAACAAGGTCACTTTGACCAGGCACATGGTCTGAAAATAGATAATATTTGGTATCTTTGTGCTTGGATGTGCTTGGCTTTTTATTCTGTAATCATTGTTTCCCTTAATGATATTTCAGATGAACTTCCCTGAACACAACACATGAAATGGGAGGGGAAGGGGTAGAATCTTGTCATACTTCTAACACTGTTAAGCAGTCGAGTCATCAGTACTTCACCCCTTACTCGTCTAAATAGCAAGAATTGTTTAGGAAATTGCTTCTTAGTAAACATTACAAGGGGTCAATGTGGCCATCTATACTTTATCATATTTATGGTACCTCACATGTCACTCTTTACTCGGGTCATTTTGAATCACTCTAGCAAAAGAGCtaaaaaagggaaagagaatTCCTTTTGGGCTAGTTTGCACAAATGCATTTCTTTAGCCATGCCCAAACCACTGCACAGTGCGTGGACCCCAGATCTCATAGTGCCATCAAGCAATCAGCACAAATACTGCAATAATTCTTTCTGCAGCCTGCTGTCAGGGCTGTGTTGGTTAATGGATAGGGGTCTAGGTGGGGGTGTCGTTTCCATTGTTAGATGATGAACTAGCAAACCACAAGAGTGTGCTAAAGGCTGTCAACCACTGTGCAAGGAGTTAAAATAGTGTGCTGTCACATGGACCAGCAAGTTCAGAGACCAGACTAGACTTCTCAAAGCATGCAATTTTCTTGATTGCACTCTACCGCCTATTGTGTTAACGGTAAGCAATTATTGTCTAGCAAATACCATTTCTGAGAGAAATGCATTGGTGTAAAAGAGTTAGAGTGGTGTAAAAGAAATTACTCTAACTAGAATCATGAAACATATACATAGGTAAACACATATTTACATTTGGATAAAATTCCCCCAAAAATATATCTTAATCACCTAAAGCAAACCAAAAATGGAAAGACAGGTCTCAGATCCCCACAATTGTACACATCAAGGACAAAGTGCATTCGATCCACAGTATACCTTAGGCTGCTGCACCTGTCCGAACAATACAGTCTTTCACCACAACAGCTGTACATATACCAGTTGTTCCACTAGGTGGCGATCTCGTCGAGTGGTGAGCAACAGGAGGCTGACACTTCCACCCTACAGACT carries:
- the dcun1d4 gene encoding DCN1-like protein 4 isoform X2, producing the protein MSSNELFFKDFQLNSHLSTLASIHKIYHTLHRLNLTEDVGPASHTTACCSRPMPPRKKRRPTAGDDLSAKKSRQDSVFRKHESSRIQEEEAFSSKRCLEWFYEYAGCDDVVGPEGMEKFCEDIGVEPENVVMLVLAWKLDAQSMGYFTLQEWLKGMGSLQCDSTEKLRRSLDYLRSVLNDPTNFKLIYRYAFDFAREKDQRSLDLNTAKCMLGLLLGKTWPLFPVFNQFLEQSKYKVINKDQWCNVLEFSRTINLDLSNYDEDGAWPVLLDEFVEWYKDRDMS
- the dcun1d4 gene encoding DCN1-like protein 4 isoform X3; amino-acid sequence: MLDFQLNSHLSTLASIHKIYHTLHRLNLTEDVGPASHTTACCSRPMPPRKKRRPTAGDDLSAKKSRQDSVFRKHESSRIQEEEAFSSKRCLEWFYEYAGCDDVVGPEGMEKFCEDIGVEPENVVMLVLAWKLDAQSMGYFTLQEWLKGMGSLQCDSTEKLRRSLDYLRSVLNDPTNFKLIYRYAFDFAREKDQRSLDLNTAKCMLGLLLGKTWPLFPVFNQFLEQSKYKVINKDQWCNVLEFSRTINLDLSNYDEDGAWPVLLDEFVEWYKDRDMS
- the dcun1d4 gene encoding DCN1-like protein 4 isoform X1, whose translation is MSRPLAGLHTHNDTVECFIKMHSDAANFQLNSHLSTLASIHKIYHTLHRLNLTEDVGPASHTTACCSRPMPPRKKRRPTAGDDLSAKKSRQDSVFRKHESSRIQEEEAFSSKRCLEWFYEYAGCDDVVGPEGMEKFCEDIGVEPENVVMLVLAWKLDAQSMGYFTLQEWLKGMGSLQCDSTEKLRRSLDYLRSVLNDPTNFKLIYRYAFDFAREKDQRSLDLNTAKCMLGLLLGKTWPLFPVFNQFLEQSKYKVINKDQWCNVLEFSRTINLDLSNYDEDGAWPVLLDEFVEWYKDRDMS
- the dcun1d4 gene encoding DCN1-like protein 4 isoform X6 codes for the protein MHSDAASKYNNFQLNSHLSTLASIHKIYHTLHRLNLTEDVGPASHTTACCSRPMPPRKKRRPTAGDDLSAKKSRQDSVFRKHESSRIQEEEAFSSKRCLEWFYEYAGCDDVVGPEGMEKFCEDIGVEPENVVMLVLAWKLDAQSMGYFTLQEWLKGMGSLQCDSTEKLRRSLDYLRSVLNDPTNFKLIYRYAFDFAREKDQRSLDLNTAKCMLGLLLGKTWPLFPVFNQFLEQSKYKVINKDQWCNVLEFSRTINLDLSNYDEDGAWPVLLDEFVEWYKDRDMS
- the dcun1d4 gene encoding DCN1-like protein 4 isoform X5, whose product is MEKFCEDIGVEPENVVMLVLAWKLDAQSMGYFTLQEWLKGMGSLQCDSTEKLRRSLDYLRSVLNDPTNFKLIYRYAFDFAREKDQRSLDLNTAKCMLGLLLGKTWPLFPVFNQFLEQSKYKVINKDQWCNVLEFSRTINLDLSNYDEDGAWPVLLDEFVEWYKDRDMS
- the dcun1d4 gene encoding DCN1-like protein 4 isoform X4, whose amino-acid sequence is MPPRKKRRPTAGDDLSAKKSRQDSVFRKHESSRIQEEEAFSSKRCLEWFYEYAGCDDVVGPEGMEKFCEDIGVEPENVVMLVLAWKLDAQSMGYFTLQEWLKGMGSLQCDSTEKLRRSLDYLRSVLNDPTNFKLIYRYAFDFAREKDQRSLDLNTAKCMLGLLLGKTWPLFPVFNQFLEQSKYKVINKDQWCNVLEFSRTINLDLSNYDEDGAWPVLLDEFVEWYKDRDMS